CGGAATAACTTTTTCAGGCCCTGGAGCAAGGGGGGCTTCATCATGTATGTGGAGGGTACGCCGGAGGAGGTGAGCGTGCGGGCCGGCTTCTATGGTGGTCCCTTGTATGCGGGAGGGATCTTTTTCTCTGCGAAGTGGGTGAACGGCAAGTGGGTATCGCCGAAAAGAAATCCCGGAAACGAGCTGTTCTGGTACAGCTGAGTGGGGTCCCTGCGGGGAGAATGCTGTATCTAGAATCGGGAATCAAGAATCGGGCTAGATGAAACCCTGCTTGACGGAACCTCCGCGACCCGCGTTGGGGTCGTGTTGTTTTTTATCCTATTCCCGGGGTGGCGCTCCCGCTGGTCGCTGACCCCGGGCTAGACGATGGAACCCCGTTGGGGTTCTTTGCTGCGGCGTGGTTCGAGGGAGGGTAGGGGCCGTAGCAGGTAGGGAGTAGCGGGTAGCGGAAATTTCAGAGGGGAAATTTCTTTGGTGCTGTGACTAACCGATTTGTCTGCGCAAGCGCCCACCGGTTTATCCGGTGATGCTACTACCTACTCGCTACTGGCTACGGTACCGAATGATTGCAGAGGGTGTCCTGCTAGCTGGCAGGCCTCACATCGAATAGCCAGAAACAAGCGGCCGCTGGCCGCTTCTGTCTTGCTAGAGAGGTCGGAGGGAAGATAGGGTGCGGGCTATGAAGATGGGTCTATGGTGCGGTAGTTTGTTGGCAGCGGCTTTGCTGAGCGGGTGTGACAAGGAGGCGGAGGTGAATGCAGCGCCGCTGGAGATGCGGGTGTATGACGCTTATCAGTTCGGAGGGCTGCGGGCTTCCGGGGAGGGGGAGATTGGTATGATGGTCTACGAGTTGCTGCCGGAGCGGAGCCTGGATGGTGAGTTCAAGCTGATGCTGGTGCAGGGCGGCGAGGTGAAGGATGAGCGTGCGCTGAAATTCTCCGGGCTGAGTGAGCGCGGGGCCGTAGCGGTCATTACCACCAAAGAAGGGCTGGCGCTGGACTATGATTTTAAATGTGAGTCGACCACTCTCGGCACAAGCTTGCTGGCTCTACCCGAGGGAGCAGTGAATGATGGATCTTCCCATACAAGCGGAGAGTCCCGTGTGACGGAAGGTGAGAGCGTCATCTATGAGACCCATTACTCCATTGGGGGGCAGAAAATTTCCGGAAAGACTATGTTAGGCGGACTGGAGGACGCACTGCAGCAGACACGGGAGAATCCAAGCCTGGCGATCGTCCTGCTGAGCATGAAGCTGGAACCATAGCCCTTGCGGGCTTGTTAATGGTTATTGGTGAATCGTTATTGGGCTAGCTAGATGGAGCCCGGCTAGATGAAACCTGTTTCACCACAGAATACACGGAAGAGACAGAAGGGCTGGCTAGATGGAACCTGGCTAGATGGAGCTTTTCTAGCCACAGATTTCACAGATTGGGATGGATTACTGGCTAGATGGAGCCTGGCCCCTGCGGAGCATGACTGATTCGTGATGACTAATTACTGATACCAGCTAGATGGAACCCCAATGACTCCTGACTCTTGACCAATGACAAGCGCCCAGAGGGCGCTTCACCCCGGAGGGGTGACGGAAGGTAGCGCGGGGTCAGCGACCACAGGGAGCGCCACCCCGGGAACTCGGTCCCAAACAAATAACCACCCCGGAGGGGTGGTGGAACCTTGCTCATCTAGCCGGGCTCCATCAAGCCGACCCCATTAGCCAATAACCATTAACCAATAACGCACGCTCAGGTGGAGGAAGGTTACGCAACTACCCAGCCTTTCTCCTCTATCCTTCTCACTCCCCGAAGGGGCGAACCCCAACGGGGTTCCGTACGTTAGCCCGGCGGTTGCGAGCCGAAGGATCGCTACCCCGGGAATAGGATAAAATAACAACACGACCCCAACGCGGGTCGCGTAAGTTTCATCGTAGAGGATGCCATCAAGCAGGAAACATCCCGTAGGGATGCTATCTGTAATCAGTAATCACGAATCAGTCATTCCCCGCAGGGGCCTACCCCAACGTGGGTCGCGTATGTTTCATCTAGCAAGGATCCATCTAGCCCGATTCTTGATACTGAATTCTTGATTCTCAATTCTCCCCGCATGGGCCATTAACCAATAACAAACGGCCGCCGGCCGTCTAGTGGGTGATTTTTGACTCCGTGGGTGTGAGGGTGAAATCTTTTTCTATCTTGGCTGTTACGGTGAACCATCTTTCTCCTTGGGCCAGCGAGTGCGGAAGCTTCGCCTCGGGGAGCTCGAGGGGTATGCATTCTAGGGTGAGGCCTTTCTCGGTGAAGGTACGGGGAGAGATGGTGTATTGGTGCTTCGGGCTGTAGCCTGGTTGTTTTTTCAGATAGGTCAGGATGTCCTTTGCTAGCTTGTTATGCGCCAAGACCTTTGTGGTTTCTCCCTGTGTTTCGAGCTTCAGCAGGAGGCTGCGATGGTCCCATTTGTAGCCGTAGTACTGGATGATCAAGTAGGGCTGGCTGGGGTGGCATTCTATCGAAATGCTGCATCCCGGGGTGGCGCTGAGGTTGTAGCCGAAGTCTCCGGACCATAGGAGCTGCTTCTGCTGGTCCAGGATTTCCACGACCATAGTACCGAGCCTATCATCTGAAATAGAGGCGGTGATGGTATCCTTATTCTCTGTTTTCTTGTGTTCATGGATCTTGGATACCTTTGCAGGAAGCTTGAGCCGCGCGGTAACGGGGAGGTCTTTTCTGAGGTCAAAGGAGGTGTAGTGGAAATCCTCCGCCAGGAGAAGGGGGCTGAGTAACACGGTCGTCAATAGGATGAAAGCTTTCATGGCACACGTTCACCAGTATTACGTGGCTTGGGTGTCGAGTGTTTCAGGAAAGGTTTTCTGCCACGAATGGAAGCCCTGCACGTTTGTTAATGGTTTATTGGTTAATTGTTGATGGGCCTGCACGATGAAGCATTTTCCACCACGAATAACACGAATCTCACGAATGGGAATGATGAAACCCATCCCTTCGGGATGCTCACTAGAGAACCCCAACGGGGTTCCGTACGTTAGCCCGGCGGTTGCGGGCCGAAGGATCGCTACCCCGGGAATAGGATTAAAAAAGAACACGACCCCAACGTGGGTCGCGGATGTTCCATCAAGCAGGGTTTCATTAAGTCGGCCCAATAACGAATAAGCATTAACCAATAACAAGCGGCCGCACGTTCACTACTCGTCTTTGTAGATTTCGGCTGTTTTCTGGAATCGGTTGGGGCATTTTTTTAGTTGTTTGGCGAAGTCCAGGAAGGTCATGCCCATGTAGGATTCAAACTCTTTACCGCTGATGGGTTTGGTGGGGTCTTCGTGGAGGTAGGCGCGGAAGTAGAGGCTGTCTTTACCCTCGCTGTAGACAAAGGAGGTTTTGTCCTCAGCCGGGAGAAGGACTAGGTCTAACATTTCTGGTTTGCCGGATCGTTTGATGCGCCAGACGCCGGGGCTCTCGGTGAGCCAGCGCATGCCGTCCTGAGAGGACGAACGGCTGAGGATGCCGCGATAGCTGATGGTGTACTCCTTGTGGTCAGAGCAAAATTCCAGGAACTTGGCGTGCAGGTTCTCCACGGCGTGCAGGCTCTGTGCCTTCGCAGGCAGGACGAACAGGGAGATGAGGAGGCAAAGCGTGGCGGCGGTTTTCATAAGGTGCTTTTTGTTATCTTAGTTTTTCTGCTACAATCGAGTTGTGCATGCTGATGGCTAGGAAGTGGGAGGGTATTATTGGCAGCTTTGGTAATATTTATAAAGAAGCTCATACAGATTCTCATCAACGTTCACTTTGATAAAATCATCTACCACATAATGACCTTTGTTTTTCGCAAGAGTCCAAACGTAGTCTGCCCGTTCGTAACCATCTCCTTTTATTATTTCTACCGGGAAATAGTGCGCCACTGCCTCCAGAGAAGACGCTAGAGATACAGCACCAACAATTTTAGCTGACTCGATGACATTGTAAAAGTCATCACCATTGATTGTACACAGATATTCGTGCAATCCCCCACTGCCGAGCTCAGTATCAAATATCATTATATAAAAGAGGATTCTATCTCGATCTGGCATGCGAGCAAGAACCTCGTTAGGTTGCTCCGCTCTGAAAACGCGATCAATTAATGATGGCATTTTATCTCTGCACCATTTTTCTGTGTCTATTTTCATATCATCCAAGGCTTTGAGGGTTGTTGTTAGGTGGAGGCGGGGGAAGGTCTGGAGTATGACGACTTGCTCGCCGCACTGGAACTTGAAGGTGGAGCTGGTGGCTTGTGTGGCGCCGGGGCGCAGTGCATCGGACGCGGTGATGTCCACGGGTGGTGTTCCCGGGAGAGTGTCCGGCAGGGAGCGCAGGGTCTCCTCCGGGATGTCGAGTACGGGTCCGATCATGGGTATTTGCCTAGTTAGAATCTAATCGAGCAGGCGCCGAAGCCTGATTTTTCATCGTATCCACAGTGGAGGTTTGCCGGGATGATTCTGGATTGTTCGTCAGAAGACTGCTCTAGCCAATCTAGAGTGCTTTGGGCGCGTGCTTGCTCTGAGGACTGACAGTGCTGGCCCCATGATGTGCCGAAGCGAGGGCTAGCATCGTAGATGAGGATACTGTGGATCGAGTTTCCTAGGAAGCAGAGCTTGAATACGATGCTGTGATCTTTGGATTGTACAGTTGGTAGTGTGTACCAGCTGAATTCATTATTCATGGTCTCTGCCACAAGTGACAGAGTTGAATTGCGGAGCTGTTCTATGGTCAGGTAACGGTGGATTAGCAGACCGCAGGGGTGGTTGTATTGAAAGTCCATCTTAGGGAGCTTACTTCTTTCTGGTGCTGGAGCCGGTCCATTCCCAGACGGTGGTGAGAATGGATAGTGCTTTCATTCTTTGGTTTCGCTGTAAAGTGGGATGGGGAATTCGATTTGTGAGAGGCTTCCGGCGTAGATGTAGACGACTTCATCTTTTTCAGTCACGAAGCAGTAGCCGTGATCGCCTGTGACTTGGACCAAGTCAGCGTCCTCGGCTGCGTTCAAGTCATGGGAGAGCGAGACGTAGTCACCCGCCAGCTTTTCCCAGCGGGAATCAGCTACGATCACGCCGCTGCAAAAGGCCAGAAGCATCAGGAGCAGGACAGTGGCGGCTTTGAGCACCCGGATGATTGTCTTTTTAGTGCGGCTCGGTGGGTTCATGTGCGGTGTAGGGTTTCCATTCTTCAAACGACTCCCGACCATCACATAAAAGGGGAGACAGTGCAGCAGGAAAGTTGGTGAAGCCTTGCATGATGAAGCGTTTCTAACCACGGAAGGCACGGAAGAGACGGAAGGCTGGCCCCTGCGGGGCGTGACTGATGACTAATTACTAATTACTGATACCTGCTAGATGAAGCCTAGCGAGATGAAGCATTTCCACCACGAATGACACGAATCTCACGAATGGACCCCCTGCGGGGAGTGGGAAGGATAGAGGAGAAAGGATAGAGGCCGATAAGATGAAACCCATCCCTTTGGGATGTTCACTTGCGAACCCCAACGGGGTTCCGGAGCTTAGCCCGCGGGTTGCGAGCCGAAGGGTCGCTACCCCGGGAAAGGGATAGAAAAAACACACGACCCCAACGCGGGTCGCGTAAGTTTCATCGTAGAGGGTGCCATCAAGCAGACTCCCAATGTCTCCTGACCCATGACAAGGGCCGGAAGGGAGGTGTAGGCTATTCGTCTAGCTCCAGGATGGTAAAGATTACTTTGTATTTAGTCTTTGGTTTCACATCTGTTAGTTTCATGAAAACTTTGTACTCCGGTGAGGCGATCGGAATATCGCTCAGGGCATAGAAGTTAAACACGCCATCCCACTCGTATTCCTTGGTGATAAGGGGAAGGTGAGAAGCTCCTAAAATATGATAACCATGGATACAAAGTTTGGCTTTCCCCTTCAAATCTTTCGATAGCTTGTTGATGGATACATAGACTCTGGCTGTGCTTGCTGAGGTCGTGAAGACGTCTGAAGCGATACGAATAGAACCCCATTCGTCAGACTCTATGTCGATATCTTTGGTGACCACTCTAAAATTATCACCCGCAAGGGAGCAGCAGCACATGAGCATCAGTAGGATAAGGGATTTCATAAGCTTATCCTGATACCATGACTGGATGCGCATGAAAAACCAAAAGGGATCTGTTGGGAATGATTCTTGGCCCCTGCGAGGAGAATGAAGAATCGAGAACCCGGCTAGATGGAACCTACGCGACCCGCGTTGGGGTCGTGTTGTTTTTTTATCCTCTTCCCGGGGTGGCGCTCCCGCTGGTCGCTGACCCCGGGCTAGACGACGGAACCCCGTTGGGGTTCTTTGCTGTGGCATGGTTCGAGGGAGGGTAGGGGCCGTAGCAGGTAGGGAGTAGCGGGTAGCGGAAATTTCCATGGGGAAATTTCTTTGGTGCTGTGACTAACCGATTTGTCTGCGCAAGCGCCCACCGGTTTATCCGGTGATGCTACTACCTACCCGCTACTGGCTACGGTACCGAATGATCCCACAGGCTGTCCTGCTAGCCAGATGGCCCAATGCCTCCTAACCCTCGACTGGATAGGCCGCATCTAAGAAAGGGGTGGGCTGGGGCGTTATGGGGGTATGGAGAAGAAGTGTCGGATGCGATTGGTGCGGAGGTGCTTGCTGGGTCTGCTGGTGGCGTACTTTGGCTGGTGCCTGTGGCCGGTGACGGATGCCGTGACCGTGGTGGACGAGGCGGGGCTGAGCAAGCTGCAGAAGGAGAAGCTGATAGAGTGCGGCTGGAATAAGGGTGCCTTTGACCGGAGTGTGAAGTGGGGCTTGTGGCGGAATAACTTTTTCAGGCCCTGGAGCAAGGGGGGCTTCATCATGTATGTGGAGGGTACGCCGGAGGAGGTGAGCGTGCGGGCTGGCTTCTATGGTGGTCCCTTGTATGCGGGAGGGACTCTTTTCTCTGCGAAGTGGGTGAACGGCGAGTGGGTATCGCCGAAAAGAAATCCCGGAAACGAGCTATTCTGGTACAGCTGAATGGAGCCCCTACGGGGCATGACTGATGACTAATTACTGATACCTGCTAGATGAAGCCTAGCGAGATGAAGCATTTCCACCACGAATGACACGAATCTCACGAATTCGGTTTGGATGGAACCCGGCTAGATGGAGCTTTTCTAGCCACAGATTTCACAGATTGGGATGGATTACCGGCTAGATGGAACCCGGCCCCTGCGGAGCATGACTGATTCGTGATGACTAATTACTGATACCAGCTAGATGGAACCCCAATGACTCCTGACTCGTGACCAATGACAAGCGCCCAGAGGGCGCTTCACCCCGGAGGGGTGATGGAAAGTAGCGCGGGGTCAGCGACCAGAGGGAGCGCCACCCCGGGAACTGGATCCAAAAACAAAACCACCCCGGAGGGGTGGTGGAACCTTACTCATCTAGCCGGGCTGCATCCAGACCGCATTTGTGAGATTCGTGCGATTCGTGGTGGAAAACGCTTCATCAAGCAGGGCTTCATGGCCGCTTAGGCCTGGGTGATTTGTTCTAGTTCTTGGAAGTTGTTTCTATGGGTCTGGAAGATGACATGGAGCATGAGGAGGTGCGGGATGAGAAGTAATGTTAGATAGATGATGGTGGGGAGGGTCAGGCACTGGAGGTAGCCTGCGGGGAGGA
The sequence above is drawn from the Rubritalea squalenifaciens DSM 18772 genome and encodes:
- a CDS encoding DMP19 family protein gives rise to the protein MIGPVLDIPEETLRSLPDTLPGTPPVDITASDALRPGATQATSSTFKFQCGEQVVILQTFPRLHLTTTLKALDDMKIDTEKWCRDKMPSLIDRVFRAEQPNEVLARMPDRDRILFYIMIFDTELGSGGLHEYLCTINGDDFYNVIESAKIVGAVSLASSLEAVAHYFPVEIIKGDGYERADYVWTLAKNKGHYVVDDFIKVNVDENLYELLYKYYQSCQ